Genomic DNA from Paenibacillus borealis:
GATGCGAACCGTAAATGTTCCGGCAACGGCAGCAGCTCTTGAGTTGTTCTATTCATTGATAAACCTCATTTCTGCGTATATAAGCAATCTGTCTATTCCTTCACGGCACCGATCATGACACCTTGATTGAAATACTTCTGAACGAACGGGTACACACACATAATGGGAACGGTAGCAATGATAATGACGGAGTAACGCATCATATTGGCCAGACGCAGGGCAATCTGTGCCGCTTCACCGCTGCCCATGCCGGACTGCATCTGATTCGTGATCAGAATGTTGCGGAGAATCAGCTGCAGCGGATACATGTTCGGATTCTTCAGATAGATCAGGGCGTTGAAATAGGAGTTCCAATACCCGACGGCAATCCACAGGCCGAGCACGGCAATAATCGCTTTGGACAGCGGCAGCACGATCTGCAGGAAATAACGCAGATTCCCGCAGCCGTCAATCTGCGCCGCTTCCCACAGGTCTCCCGGAAGGCTCGTCTGAAAAAAGGTCCGGGCCACAATAATGTTGTATACGCCGACCGAGAACGGCAGCACCATAACCAGGAAGGTATCATACATATGGAAGTCCCGGATCGTCAGGAAGGTCGGAATCAGCCCGCCATTGAAGAACATGGTGAAGATGAAGAACAGCGAGAGGATTTTGCGTCCGGCCAGATCTTTTCTGGACAGCGCATAGGCTGCCGATATATTCACAACCAGACCGATCGCGGTCCCAACCACCGTGTAGAGGATGGTATTCCGGTAGCCGATCCAGATATTTTTATGCCGCAGCAGCTCCTGATAGCCGTCAAGCGTGAACCCGCTGGGGAACAGCCAGACCTTACCTCCCGCTACAGCGGACGGATCACTGAATGAAGCAATGACGATGAAATACAGCGGATAGATCAGGATGATCAGAAACAGGATGGCGATAACATACATAATAATTTCCATTACCGAATCCGAGGACCGGTTATTTTTGATTTTGCCAGTTCTCTTGCTGGCTGCAGGCTCTAGTACTCCCATTGTGCTGCTCCCCTTTCTACCACAGGCTGTTTTCACTAAGTTTTTTGGAAAGCTGGTTTACCATGATCAGCAGAATAAAGTTAATAACCGTATTGAACAGGTTGATCGCCGACGAGAAGCTGTATTGACTGCTGAGCAGACCTATTTTGTAGACATAGGTGGACAGAATCTCACTGGAGGTGATATTCAAATCATTCTGCATCAGATAAACCTTCTCGAAGCCTACGCCCAGCAGGCCGCCTACCCGCAGAATCAGCAGCGTGATTGCCGTCGGCATCAGCATCGGGATATCGATATAGCGGACTTTATTCCAGCGGCTGGCCCCGTCCACCGTTGCAGCTTCGTACAGGCTCGGATCGACCGATGAGAGCGCGGCAATAAAGATAATGCTGTCCCAGCCGACATGCTGCCACACATCCGACCAGACATACACACTGCTGAAAAGTGAGGTCGAGCCCATCAGATCGGGAGCCTCCCCGCCGAACAGGCTGTACAGATTACCGACCAGCCCGGTGCTTGGCGAGAGCAGAATCATCATCAGGCCCACCATTACGACTGTAGAAATGAAATGCGGCATATACGATACGGTCTGAAAAAAACGTCTGAACCGGTTCGGCCGCATCTGATTGACCATTAGCGCAAGGATAATCGGGATCGGGAAGGTGATCAGGCTGTACACGCTGATAATCAGCGTATTCTTGATCGTGTTCGAGAATTGATAGGAATTGAAGAACTTGTCAAAATACTTGAATCCCGCCCACGGGCTGCCGTCAATTCCCAGCGCCGGGCTGTAATTCTTGAAGGCGATAAGTACCCCGTACATCGGTTTATATGCGAACAATAACGTAAGCACAACTGCCGGAAGCAGTAATAAATACAGCCCCCAATTTCGTTTGATCTGTCCGATGGCTGCTGCCGGACTGGCCTGACCGGATTTCATTGAAACCCCTCCTAAAAGTTTGAGTTTGTAGCATAAGCTTCTGTTCGACTTCGGCAAATTCGCTCCAGCAGCATACGCTTATCTATATTTTCATTCAGTATACCTGCCACCGGCCGTTCCAGCCGGACCTCCTCACAGCGTTAACCGGACTTTCGGCGTCTGCAGGAGAGCGCCTCGAGGTGCCCGTTACCCGGGAGATACTAAGCCAGACGGTATGCAGACTTCCGCTGACGTTATCCGGACTTTTGGGGCAGAATCCATGTTTCGGACACCTGACCAGAGAATAAAAGCTCACGGAAGACTAATCCGGCAGCATACCACGAACCAGGCTAACCCCATCCACCGTTCCCGGTGGGATTAAAGGGATTTATCCCTTTATTTTCCTCTTCCCGCCCACTTCTGGCGCATTCAAAGGGATTTACCCTTTCAACAAAAATACCGCCCTGCAGCAGACATCGGTGCGGGACGGCATTTTCTCAAAAGGCAGCTTGAAGCTTGCTCACACTGCTTATTTAAAAGATTTATATATTGCGGGTTTCACCTAAGCTTCAATAATCACCGGCTGGCCGCTGCTGTGCAATTTCCCCTCAACCACGGTTACCCTGCTGCCGTCAATCAAATTGACATAATCTCCATCCGGAAGCTCCAGCTCCACATCCGCCTGCCTGCCTCTCAGGCTGAAAACTCCAGCCAGCTTCTGCTCTCCCCAGGTATGAATGCCGCAGACAATTCCGTCTTCTTCATGTGCCGTCAACCGGCAGACACCTTGGGCCATAATTTCTGTGTGCTTAATAGGATACAGTGCCTTGAAGAGCCAGGACAGGTCCTTGCCCGTATTCCAGCTGACAGTACATTTGTCGAACAGATCTGGACAGAGCTCATTCTCCGTTTCCTGTCCGCCGTAGATCAGCGGCATGCCCTTCTGGAAATACATGAATGCCGTCCAGTTGATCAGCTCATTCTCTTCCGGGAACAGCGCTTTGGCCCGCGGCCGGTCATGGTTCTCCAGAAACCGCAGCTTCACATAGTTGCCGGGAAAGATATATTCCTGCGCGTTGATCTTCTCGACATAGCTGCCCAGTGTACAGCTGCCGTTCAGATACCCTGTGAAATACGGGTATACATCATAGTCGTAGCAGGCATCAAACGCCTGGAGCACCTCGCTGTCGGACAGACTGACCATGCCCCGTGAACGGAGATGCATTGTGAAGTCCGGTTCGATCGATTCGGCCAGCCACAGACAGCCGGGATTGACCGCAGCCACCTCTTCCCTGGCGCGCAGCCAGAAATCCAGCGGCAGCAGCGGAGCAACATCACAGCGGAAGCCGTCTACCATGCCCGCCCACATTTTTAGCGATTCGATCTGATAATCCCACAGCTCCTGATTGTTATAGTCCAGATCCACAATGTCGCCCCAGTCGCCTACACGGTTACCGAGCTTGCCTTCCAGAGTTCTGTAGAAGAATTCAGGGTGATGCTCCACCAGCCAGGAGTCGGGGGAGGTATGGTTATAGACCACATCGATGATGCATTTCATCCCGTGCCCATGAATGGCCTCCGTCAGATTCCGAAAATCCTCCAGACTGCCCAGCTCCGGATTAATCTCCCGGTAATCCTGATTGGCATAAGGACTGCCGAGCCCGCCCTTGCGGGCCGCGAGGCCAATCGGATGCACAGGCAGCAGCCAGATGATATCCACGCCCAGCGCTTTGATGCGCTCCAGATCCTTTTCCACCGCTTTGAAGGTTCCTTCTTCGGTGTGATTGCGCACATAGATCGAATAGACCACCTGATTGCGCAGTGTTACTTCCGTTAATTTAGCCATACTTACACTCCCAGTTGTTATGCCTGATCTGCTCAATCAACTGCCGGGCAGCCGTGGTTCCCAGCTCATATCCCGCCCTGACCAGCTGCTGCGCAGCCTCAAAGGCGGCTATATTCTGCTGCGCACCCACACTTATAATGCCTTCGCCGCCGCAGCGGCTTGCCAGGACAAAAGGGTAGCCGCTGCTCTGCAAATACCCCATCACAGCCTCTTCCCCGCTGGATGGCAGCAGAATCACACCGTCTACGCGCTGCCCCTTCAAGAGACCAGAGACAGCCTCCAGCTCCTCCTGCTCATCTGCACCTGTACAGATCTGGATGTCGTATCCCAGGCTGCCCGCCTCCGTTATAATTCCGCGAATGGTCTCCATAAATATCAGGCCTAGGATAGCCTGCCCATAGGATCCCGGCAGCAGAATACAGAGGCAATGGGCTGACTTCGATACCAGACTTTTTGCGATGATATTCGGTGTGTATCCAAGCTCCTCCATCACCTGCTTCACCTTGCGCGAGACTTCCTCCCTGACCGCCGGCCGGCCGGATAACACCCGGGAGACCGTGGAGATGGAGACTCCCGCTCTCCGGGCGACTTTTTTCATCGTAACCGTCATTTCACGCTGTTATAACGTCTGTATGCATCCGTGCGGATCTTCACCAGCTTATCCAGACCCATGTCGTTCAGCTTCTTCACATAAGCATCCCAGCTCCCGTCGATATCACCTTTGCTGATAAACTGTGCACGCATCGTGTTCACATAAGTATCAATATCCGTGGTCAACGTTGGAAGCTCTTCGAACTCCTCGGAGGTGTACATTACGTTAGGGAACGGTGTAGTTACATATTCACTGCCCAGCTTGTCGAGCTGCAGCTTGAGGCCGTCACCCGCTTCAGGGTTGAGTACGATTTTCTGTTCAAAGGACGGGCTGACATATTTCGGTCCGAAATCCCGCAGGGACTGATCCCAGTACCAGGCATCTGCGCTGGTTCCGGCTGGCGGATCCATCAGTGTATAGGTATCGTCGGCATTTTTCTGGATAACCGTTCCAATCGCACCCCAGAAGTTCTGGATACTCGCTTCATTGGTGTAGAACTGGTCAGCCCAGCGTGCGGCAATTTCCGGTGTTTTGCAGGAAGAGGTGATCAGCAGCTCATTGCGGTTCAGGCTCATCCCGATCGGATTACCGATGGTGTAACGGTTGCCGTCAGGTCCGGCAATCGGCGGAATCGTTACATACTGGTCGCTCCATTTGCCGAATACGGCATCCGGCGTCCACTGGTAGGTGAAGCCGACGATTGGAGCGTCCGGGTTCTGGAACTTGGCCGAGATCATCGTAGCATCCTGGGTGAACAGCTCTTTGTCGAGCAGACCTTCGGTATAGAGCTTATTCTCCCATTTCATGCCTTCCTTGTACTCTTCCGTTATCGGATAATATACAGCCTTGCCATCTTTAACCAGCATGTTGTTGGTGTTCAGGTCGGCAATTCCAAAAGGACTGATGATATCATTACTTACTTCGATATACGGAATTTCATCCGCCTTGCCGTTTCCGTTCGGGTCCTGCTCCTTGAAGGCTTTGAGCACGGTGTAGAGCTCGTCAATCGTTTCCGGAACCTTCAGGCCCAGCTTGTCGAGCCAGGTTTTGTTGATGACCGGCTGGCGTGAGCTTTTCGGACGCGAAGGCAGTCTGGTTGGCATGGAGTAGATTTTACCGTCCGGGAAGGTGCTGATCTTCTTCATATCCGGTGTTTCTTCCATCGCAGCCTTGAGATTAGGCATATACTGATCAATATAATCATCCAGCGGACGGAAATAGCTGAGATTGTTCACGATATCGGAGTCGGTGAAGGTCTGATCGCCCAGCACGACATCCGGCAGTGTGCCGCTGGCCAGCAGGATGGATTTCTGTTCAGCCCAGTCGTTAGAGGACATGACCTGCCAGTCGATTTTGACATTGGTATTCTTCTCGAGATCAATCAGCCATTGGTTCTTGGTGAAGGTATCGCCCATGCTGCCCCAGCGTACCGTCAGTACCTTAAGCGTTACCGGTTCCTTGACAATCGGCAGGCCTTCTTTATTGAAGCTGTCAGTGTTTACAGCCGCCGTGTTATTCTCCTTGTTGCCGCCGCATCCGGCCAGTCCGACAAGCATCGCTGCAGCCATTAGTGAGATGGCCCACTTCTTGGCCACCGGCTTCCTGTTCTGTTTAACCATTCATAATCCCCCGTTTCGGTGTATTAGATCCTTTTGACATCCCTAATGATACCCGCTTGCTTCTCCGCATTCCGGACAATAACGCCCTGTTATTCGGACCTATGCATCCGCTTACATTATTTAGGGAAGCCAGCCCCCGGTTTCAGGCGTTTTTCATGACGCTATTCAGACTTTTAGTTGCTGTATCCGGACTTTGGGGTGAAAAGCCGGGATTTCCCCATGTATTTTTGATCCCGTGGTTTTATAATGACTGTGTTACCTACTCGTAAGTGTACGTCCGGAAACGGACATGCAGGAAAGGACTTCACCAGACAACTATGGCCAAAAAACCGGCAAGAAACAAACCCTACCCGATACGCCATTATGTAAAAATCACGATTCTGATCTCATTCATTGTGCTTATTCTGGATCTTGTCATCAGCGTTGCTTCCATTTCCATCGTCAAGCAGCAGTCCACCCGGTATTTGCAGGATACCGCCGATTTGTATATCAACCGGATTAATCATGATTTTGCCTACATTAATCATTACATGGGCTGGACGCTTGCGAACGATGAGAGCCTGAATATGATGAATGCCCACGACAAGACCAGCAAGGAGTTCATTAATTCAAACGAGGATCTGCACAAACGGTTCACGGAGCTCCAGAAGAATTACGGGCAGGAATATAACTTCTTTTACTATTTAAAAAACCAGTCCTTCTTCCTGAATTGCGCCCCCATCAGCATCGATTATACCGTCTACCGGGAGTTGAAGAAGCAGATTATCTCTTTCATCGATGATAAAGAGGTGTATGAGAAGTTCTATTCCCGCTGGACCCCTATACTCGTGAACGGCAAATATTACATTATTAACATTGTTCCCTATCACAACCGTTATTTCATCGGGATGATCTCGGCCGATAACCTCATTACCCCGCTCCGCCAGATTAATCTGGGCGCTAACGGCTACGCTTCACTCGTCGATGAGAACGGGACGGACCTCTCCACCCTGGTTACGAACAGCGGCAAGCCGCTGCAGGAAGAAACGGGCATCCGGAACCTGTTCCAGTCGCGCACAACCATTAAGAGTGAGTTCTCGGGTACGGCCTTCAGCGCCAAGATGGTGATCAAATTCGGGACTTTTGAGAAAATTATGATTGCCCAGCTGCTCATCATGCTGCTCTTCTTCATGGTCACCTCAACGCTGTGCGCCGTAATGCTGTTCTTCAACCGCAGGGTGCTCGGACCGATCCAGAGCTTCTCGGAGAATCTGGCACATCTTAATGAAGACGGCCAGCCGGCCGACTTCAAGAGCAGCAAAATCATCGAGCTGGAGCAGGCCAGCGCGCAGTTCAAAGGCCTGGTCGAACAGATCCGCAATATCAAAATCGCCATGTACGAGCAGGAACTGGAGAAGCAGAATATCCAGCTGGACTTCATGAAGCAGCAGATCAAGCCGCATTTCTTCCTTAACTGTCTGACCAGCATCTACAGCATGGCGCAGATTCAAATGTACGAGGAGATTGAGCAGATGGCGATGTCCACCTCGAAATATTTCAGATATATTTTTCAAGGCAGCGAGGACTTTGTCCTGCTTGCGGATGAGATTGAGCATGTGCGGATCTACCTCGATATTCAGAAAAGCCGCTACCGCGACGCCTTCATCTATCAGATTGAACAGGAAGCGCAGACCACGGACATGAGGATCCCTCCGCTGGTGCTGCAGACCTTTATCGAGAATTCGATCAAATACGCTATCTCACGAGCTAATGAGATGCAGATCCGGCTTACTGTGAAACGCCGCAGAATAGACGATGAAGAAATGACCGTAATCCAGATTTCCGACACCGGTCCCGGCTTCCCCGCAGAGGTGCTGGATAAGCTTGTGCAGGGTGAGCCGCTGGACCAGTCCAAAGGCAACCAGATCGGCATTATGAATACGCTTAAACGGCTGGAATACCTCTATTTGAGCAAAGCAACCGTCAGCTTTTCCAATCCCGCAGAAGGCGGCGCATGCATCACCCTTTGCCTCCCGGATCTGCCGGAACTCTCAACAGGAACGGAGCGACTCTTATGAATATTTTGCTGGTTGATGATGATTACTATGTAATTGCCGCGCTGCAGAAGAGAATTGACTGGACTCTTCTTCAGATCGAAACTGTATTCACCGCGAATAATGTCTCGCAGGCCCAGGACATCCTGGAGAACCATTCCGTGCAGATTCTCATCTCCGATATCGAAATGCCGCAGGGGAGCGGGCTGGAGCTGCTGGCCTGGATCAGAGAGCAGCAATATCAGGTCCAGACGATCCTGCTGACCAACTATGCCGATTTCAACTATGCCCAGAAGGCGATTGAGCTGCAGAGCTTCGAGTATTTCCTCAAGCCGATCGAATTCGATAAACTAATGCTGATTATCCAGAAAGCGATTGCACGTGCCAGAGAGCAGCAGCATAACGAGAAAGCCATTCAGGAAGGGCAATACTGGCAAAAGAATCAGGCGAAAATTCTCGAGCATTTCTGGCGCAAGCTGGTCAACGACAGCACGGCCTTCCCCATCCGGACCTCAGCCATCTTCCATGCCATGGAGGAGCAGAACCTGAGCTATCAGATGAATGAGATCATTCAGCCTGTGCTCTTCAATCTGTTCCCCCATAACGGCAGCATGGGCAAGGAAGAGAAATATCTGTTTGATTTCGCGCTGCTAAATGTGCTGTATGAGCTGTTGGGGAGCCCGCTTTTCTCGATTGAGAGTATTCTTGAATATAAGGAATCGAACTGGATCGCCATTCTGAAATGGAACCAGGC
This window encodes:
- a CDS encoding carbohydrate ABC transporter permease, with the protein product MGVLEPAASKRTGKIKNNRSSDSVMEIIMYVIAILFLIILIYPLYFIVIASFSDPSAVAGGKVWLFPSGFTLDGYQELLRHKNIWIGYRNTILYTVVGTAIGLVVNISAAYALSRKDLAGRKILSLFFIFTMFFNGGLIPTFLTIRDFHMYDTFLVMVLPFSVGVYNIIVARTFFQTSLPGDLWEAAQIDGCGNLRYFLQIVLPLSKAIIAVLGLWIAVGYWNSYFNALIYLKNPNMYPLQLILRNILITNQMQSGMGSGEAAQIALRLANMMRYSVIIIATVPIMCVYPFVQKYFNQGVMIGAVKE
- a CDS encoding ABC transporter permease, with product MKSGQASPAAAIGQIKRNWGLYLLLLPAVVLTLLFAYKPMYGVLIAFKNYSPALGIDGSPWAGFKYFDKFFNSYQFSNTIKNTLIISVYSLITFPIPIILALMVNQMRPNRFRRFFQTVSYMPHFISTVVMVGLMMILLSPSTGLVGNLYSLFGGEAPDLMGSTSLFSSVYVWSDVWQHVGWDSIIFIAALSSVDPSLYEAATVDGASRWNKVRYIDIPMLMPTAITLLILRVGGLLGVGFEKVYLMQNDLNITSSEILSTYVYKIGLLSSQYSFSSAINLFNTVINFILLIMVNQLSKKLSENSLW
- a CDS encoding alpha-amylase family glycosyl hydrolase, with product MAKLTEVTLRNQVVYSIYVRNHTEEGTFKAVEKDLERIKALGVDIIWLLPVHPIGLAARKGGLGSPYANQDYREINPELGSLEDFRNLTEAIHGHGMKCIIDVVYNHTSPDSWLVEHHPEFFYRTLEGKLGNRVGDWGDIVDLDYNNQELWDYQIESLKMWAGMVDGFRCDVAPLLPLDFWLRAREEVAAVNPGCLWLAESIEPDFTMHLRSRGMVSLSDSEVLQAFDACYDYDVYPYFTGYLNGSCTLGSYVEKINAQEYIFPGNYVKLRFLENHDRPRAKALFPEENELINWTAFMYFQKGMPLIYGGQETENELCPDLFDKCTVSWNTGKDLSWLFKALYPIKHTEIMAQGVCRLTAHEEDGIVCGIHTWGEQKLAGVFSLRGRQADVELELPDGDYVNLIDGSRVTVVEGKLHSSGQPVIIEA
- a CDS encoding LacI family DNA-binding transcriptional regulator encodes the protein MTVTMKKVARRAGVSISTVSRVLSGRPAVREEVSRKVKQVMEELGYTPNIIAKSLVSKSAHCLCILLPGSYGQAILGLIFMETIRGIITEAGSLGYDIQICTGADEQEELEAVSGLLKGQRVDGVILLPSSGEEAVMGYLQSSGYPFVLASRCGGEGIISVGAQQNIAAFEAAQQLVRAGYELGTTAARQLIEQIRHNNWECKYG
- a CDS encoding extracellular solute-binding protein; this encodes MVKQNRKPVAKKWAISLMAAAMLVGLAGCGGNKENNTAAVNTDSFNKEGLPIVKEPVTLKVLTVRWGSMGDTFTKNQWLIDLEKNTNVKIDWQVMSSNDWAEQKSILLASGTLPDVVLGDQTFTDSDIVNNLSYFRPLDDYIDQYMPNLKAAMEETPDMKKISTFPDGKIYSMPTRLPSRPKSSRQPVINKTWLDKLGLKVPETIDELYTVLKAFKEQDPNGNGKADEIPYIEVSNDIISPFGIADLNTNNMLVKDGKAVYYPITEEYKEGMKWENKLYTEGLLDKELFTQDATMISAKFQNPDAPIVGFTYQWTPDAVFGKWSDQYVTIPPIAGPDGNRYTIGNPIGMSLNRNELLITSSCKTPEIAARWADQFYTNEASIQNFWGAIGTVIQKNADDTYTLMDPPAGTSADAWYWDQSLRDFGPKYVSPSFEQKIVLNPEAGDGLKLQLDKLGSEYVTTPFPNVMYTSEEFEELPTLTTDIDTYVNTMRAQFISKGDIDGSWDAYVKKLNDMGLDKLVKIRTDAYRRYNSVK
- a CDS encoding cache domain-containing sensor histidine kinase; this encodes MAKKPARNKPYPIRHYVKITILISFIVLILDLVISVASISIVKQQSTRYLQDTADLYINRINHDFAYINHYMGWTLANDESLNMMNAHDKTSKEFINSNEDLHKRFTELQKNYGQEYNFFYYLKNQSFFLNCAPISIDYTVYRELKKQIISFIDDKEVYEKFYSRWTPILVNGKYYIINIVPYHNRYFIGMISADNLITPLRQINLGANGYASLVDENGTDLSTLVTNSGKPLQEETGIRNLFQSRTTIKSEFSGTAFSAKMVIKFGTFEKIMIAQLLIMLLFFMVTSTLCAVMLFFNRRVLGPIQSFSENLAHLNEDGQPADFKSSKIIELEQASAQFKGLVEQIRNIKIAMYEQELEKQNIQLDFMKQQIKPHFFLNCLTSIYSMAQIQMYEEIEQMAMSTSKYFRYIFQGSEDFVLLADEIEHVRIYLDIQKSRYRDAFIYQIEQEAQTTDMRIPPLVLQTFIENSIKYAISRANEMQIRLTVKRRRIDDEEMTVIQISDTGPGFPAEVLDKLVQGEPLDQSKGNQIGIMNTLKRLEYLYLSKATVSFSNPAEGGACITLCLPDLPELSTGTERLL